In Bos javanicus breed banteng chromosome 27, ARS-OSU_banteng_1.0, whole genome shotgun sequence, the genomic stretch TTTGAAGATTCCGCATCTCAAATTCCAAGGTGTCCCTTTCATTCTCTATACTTCTTACATAATTTTCTAAGAGTATTTTGTCTTCCTCAAGTCTACTGATgctgttttcaaattttatactttcttgactatttttttttagttcctcttttagAAGCTGATTATCGGTCTTAATTTCCATTAACATTTTTGATAACAGTTCACATTCATTGCCCATTTCTGACAAACTATTCTTATAAATACTTGCTTCTGACTTTGCATTTTTTATCTCTTGCAGAAAATTCTCTTCCGCAGTAGATTGGTATGTTTGAATATCCTCAATTTCTCTTGCCATCATCTCTCTCGCAGCAGTAGATTCTTGTAAGGTGGTTTCAAGATtaagcttttcatttttaactgtttCTACTATTTGAAGAAGTGTCTCTTGTTCGATTTTTGccaatctttctttctctttcagctgCGCTGTCTCTAGGCAGGTCTCTTTCAGTTCATTTTCCAGTGCCCCTTTTTCCTTTAGAAGCTGATGAGTTTTTTTCtctaacatttctttttcctcttgtatcaatagaatatttgttttcattgattCCATTTCTATGCTCAATCGTTTGTTTTCATTATTGACAATGGCCATATCACTTTGAGTTTTGTGTTCCTTGCTTTTTAGTTGATCTAATGCTTCTATGATTTGTTGATTCTCCAAAGAAAGTTGACTGTTTTTTTCCTCGAGGGTTTTATTTTGTCCTTGGAGAACATTATAGTTACTaactatttttttcaattctttaagACATTCTTTGCCATCTTCTTCTGTTTTAGTTAACTTGGACTGGAGAGTATTCTTTTCTTCAACCAGTGTCTTAAGTTGCTTTTCATACATTTCAATTTTCTGTATCAGAGATTGTGTGGTAAAGACAAGaggtttaatttttgttttaagggTTAGGTTTTCATTCTCTAGTTTCATTACTTTTTTCTGTATTTGCATAGATTCTTTCAAGTAATTCTGTAAGTACTGAATTTTTGCTACACATTGCTCAGTAACAGAATTGACTTTggatgttttctcattttcaaatattattgaTCCTTGTTTTACTGTAAatggttgtttttctttgtctttcatttcatattttgttGGGTCAGTGAATGCCAATGTATGTCTCGGGACTCTGGAATGGAGTTTTAAATCTGCAATATTCTTGTCAGTGATAGgaatttctttattgtttttctcattcctttttccCCTGTGTATTTCGCTCCTAGataattttttacatttcctacaaaaattcacatggaattttgacactgtttccctaagTGGGAGCAATTTGTTTACTAATGCCTCTAATTCCAAAATTCTCTTTGATTTTATATCTTCACTTAAGTTACtttcaatattttcttccttaatgaaattgtttttttctttgtgaacGGGGGGCAGGTCATAATTCCCATGCCTTGGAACAGCTTTTAAAGTCTGCAGTTCGTTTGTAAGTGCCAGTTCCCTATTATGTGACTTTTGAAGCTCTTCCTTCATTTGTTTAATGGAATGGCAAATATCATCTAAATTTTCACAAAATCCATTCTTGAGAAAAGGCATTGTCATTCTGGACTTATCCAGAATTAGCGTCTCAGCTTGAGACATCCCATTTTGAGGTACATTAggtagaaaattataaaagttatTATAATTCTTCAACCTGTCAGAATTTTCTGAAGCTGAATTATCTGTCGAAATTCTTAGAGGTAATGTGTCCTTGAAATGTATCTGGCATGGAACATCTATACTTTGAGGAAGACTGTCAATACTATCACTACTGAATTTTTCTTCTGCTGAATGAAGAGTTCTGGAATCCTCAAAATGATGAATTTTCTCTGTAGAAAGGGTTTCTTCTTGATTCTCTATAggctagtaaaaataaaaatcatactatGTACTATCATTCGCCACATGACCAACAAATTAAGACAATATTTTGGGGAGGATATATTTTTACAACCAGAATgaacattttctccatttctgcAGCAGAGAAGCCTAACAAGTATGGTTCATTTTCTACAGGAAACTCTACCTTTATTACAGACCTGTAACTCTGGTTTTCACAGTTTGCTTAGAAATTATACTTATTTTCTTAAGTAGTGAGATAGCAGGGCCAACCCCTCAATTTCAGAAATAGAAATCCAACATTTCTCAAGAGACCATCATACCTTGATGGGGAAGACAGCAGCCATAGTTCAAAGGgaagtttaaagaaaatgaaaagtttcatTCCTTCTGTATGTCAACCTTAGCTTGTCTTCCTAGTTTCAAGTGTATCTAGGGCTGTGACTGTTCTGGAAATGTGAGTTCTAATAAGTGGAGACACACAGTGAGTCTGGTTTGGACCTGTTCTAGAGAACTCAGAGGTCTAAGTCAATCCTAAAAGTAGGAGAACTCATAAGTGGACAGAAAGGCTATAAAAGCTGCCTTGCATTTCAGTTTACTTGGGAATCTTTAGATATCTGGACTAAGTCAAATGCCCTTCCTATGCTCTTctaagagaaacaagaaaattgtAGAAGTATGGAGGAGGAAAACATACATCTTTCAGGGTTTTCAGGACAGGAGTTTCCTTATTTTCACCTCTGACAATCCAGTCACCCTGTGAAGAAGGGGAGAATGTAAAGATGAAGATCAAAGGTTGTAACATTTCTGAAGTACCGAAATGTAGAAATGATTCTATGTTGAAGAACATACCAAAGCCGTTTCATTGTGTGTGCCGAATACTAGATTTTTTTCTGGGTTAAATTGTGGGTTTTCTACTTCAATGATACTTTTGTTCAATATTTCACTGATTTCAGACTGTACCTTTAAAAGACAAATTAAGACTATCAGACCTTGATTTATAAACTTATGAATGCACAAGAATAATAGATATTATAATTAAAAGATATCTTTAAATTTCCTACACATAAAAATTGAccatcatataaaatataaattaaattaaaattactgtAATCTCTATTGAAGGACTCTTTAAGAAAAGCATGCCTTTACTATGTGATTATAAAATGAGAAAGGCTTAACTGAGGAAAGCAGAATCTTCTGAATTAAAATAACTTtagatgtttgttttttatgttgttGAATAAATCAGAGATCCTTGATCTTTGTCATCAGAGTGGACTCTGTTGTGTCAGCCTCAGGAGGCTTTTGTCTTCTCTTCCCGTTTCCCCGCTCTTGCTTCTAGTACAGGAATGTCAGGGTGAAGTTTATATAGGGCCTCCAGTTGTATGTGTTGTGTTCTGTACCCCCAGAATCCACACCCTGTCCTGTTAACACTACCCCTTGTTTCTTCTGGATAAAGACCCTGTGCCTTTGGCGGTGGTAGAGAACCCCCCTCCAGCTCCAAGCGGTGAGCATGTGACCAGTTAGGGCGTTGCCTCCCTCTGAACAGGGACTGCTTTCAAGAATGCATAGGGGGCCATCAGAATCAGGACAAACTGCTAAGAGAGAAAAGCACAGTCTCTTCTCTAACTGGAGCCTGGAAAGATAAAGGCCGGAACTTTTAGCAACCCTTTTGCTACCACCTGGAGTCTGAGAATCCGATACTGTCAAAAGCAGAACCATGATAAGGAGGGAGGCTGGTTCTTGGATGATGTAGTCCTGGTCACACAGATAAAGCCATCCCCAAGTGCACTATCCCTGGGGTTTTCATTGCCAGATCTAACAAAGTGCAATTTCCCCTTACTTTGAGTTAGATTTTGTATCACTTATGACGAGAGTTCCTATTTTTAGACTGTATATAGGTAGCAGTTtaaacatacttaaaaaaaaaaatacaggtataaCAATGTAGTTTCCTCCAAATTTGGAGTCTAGAATAGATTGCAGCTCTATTTTATCACATTTAGTTTCAAGTAATCAAGTGGCTAGGGGTTGTCAGCTTAGACATGTACGATGGTATCCTCAGTTTGCATATTTTCTatgtaaattaaaagaaacatacCATGCTAACATTTTGCAGAGTCTGTATTCGGAGAGCCTGAAACGATTCCAGTTGTTGCTGAAGGGCCTATAACAAAGTTATACAGGGATGGAATTGAACATCTGTAGGTGAACATACACTTTGTTATgggattccctagtggcccagatggtaaagaatctgcctgcaatgcaggagacccgggtcaggaagatcccctggagaagggcatgacaacccactctggtattcttgcctggagaatcccatggacagaagagcctgtcaggctacagtccatggggtcgcacaaagtcgggcACGaatgaaacgacttagcacgcatgaatGCACACTttgttagaattaaaaaaaaatatccccCAAAGTTGCCTATTACAGGGATCATGTGGAGGGTCAGGTGGCTGGCTTACTAATCATTCTTGCTCACTCTCAAGTATTCTGAGAAAGATCAGACTTTACACAGgttttctgagaaaataaaatgaaatatactcACTTTCAATGCTGATTGTGGTTGGATTTGATTTTCTGATTCTGATACACAGCCGTGttctaaaaagtaaaattgaaaaatgaTGTGATTTAATTcttaattgttatttttaaacaatgttaATGGAAAGCAATCTCTTAGCTTTCTTGGATGGTGAGGCAAAGAGATAATGAGATGACTGATGTTCACATTAGGATAAACCCAGTGCTACCAGTATAGcgaattaagaaataattttcatcTGACTTAAAATACTGCACCTACTTGAGGTTGTAACAGTggttttacttttataataaatcatTAACTTGTAACACCAAACTTAGAATACTCTGAAACTTAGATATCTTTGTTTGTTTCAGGGatataaactatatttttttGGTATAAAAATGAACAATTCTCATATGATGGGAGACCCTTGGCAAAGTACTATATGGGTCTCAGTGTCTATGAAACAGCCATGTgatgtttttcttccttaatctggaaaacagtttggattAATAGAACATAGGTCTTATTGTGTTCTTAAGCAAAGTGCTATATAAACATCCGTGTGTTCCTTCCTAAAAAACAGATCATAGATCTGCAGTAGAGGAGAGACTATATAATGTTTGCAAGTTTCATGACAAatgcaaaatttttatttaaaaaattttaaaaacatgtcctGAATGAAATGAGAGTTACATTAGAATGCTCCCCCTAGGCTGGCAATTTCTGATATTTAGGAGAAGGTTTCTAAAGAGTTCAGCATAGCTCCTTTGGAATGAAAGTCTGCCAGATGTTATAGAAACTGGTTGCAAAGCGTCTTCCCTCCCATCCCGTCCCAATCTGGCCCTTATCACTGAGAGAGCAGCTCTGGTTCACAACCTGGAGTCATTTGGCCAACTGAAGAATCCCACCTTCATCACAGAGCAGGGATGGACAGTGAGTCCATCTGGTTACTGCTCAGCTTTGCATCTTACTGGGAATAAAATGGTAGTCAGAAATGTTCgtctcagagaggaaaaaaggaactcAAGTTAAGGTCTGGACCAGTCCTGTAAGGCATCCCAAAGTTTTTCAAACTCTAAAAtaaccactgcaatattgtaaagtaattagcctccaattaaaataaataaattttaaaaataaataaataaaataacctcTTCTGATGAACTCAAATATTAATAGATCAAAATGCAAACGAGAAAAGAATGTAtcacctgttgctgctgctgctaagtcgcttcagttgtgtccgactctgtgcgaccccatagacggcagcccactaggctcctctgtccctgggattctccaggcaagaatactggagtgggttgccatttctttctccaatgcgtgaaagtgaagtcattcagtagtgcccgactcttagcaaccccatggactgcagcctaccaggctcctccatccatgggattttccaggcaagagtactggagtgggatgccattgccttctccgaatatatcACTTAGAATCCCACCATCCAGaattaaagatgcttgccccttggaaggaaaactatgacacacctaggcagcatattaaaagcagaggcatcactttgccgacaaaggtccgtatagtcaaacctatgtatggtttttccagtagtcatgtatgagtgaaagagttggaccataaagaggactGAGCACtggaaaactgatgctttcaaatggtggtgctggagaagactcttgagagtcccttggacagcaaggagctcaaaccagtcaatcctaaaggaaatcaatcctgaatattcattggaaggactgatgctaaagctgaagctccaatactttggccacgtgatgcaaagagcctactcactggaaaagaccctgatgctgggaaagattaatggcaggaagagaagggggtgacagagaatgagatggttagatagcatcactgactcaatggacatgagtttgagcaaactccaaggcagtgaaggacagggaagcctggtgttctgcagtccatggggtcacagagagttagacacgacttagcgactgaaaaacaacaacaacaaaattttaggTACCCACCCTTTAGTCAGCTCTCTAGACACatacatggaaaaaaacaaatgattttcAATCAATGGGATCATATTATGCATTctacttttaaataataatattagacTTATATTTGATAAAACCGCAAATAGTCAAATTTATTGCTAGTATTCAGATTTTTACTCACTACATGAGAGATTATTTCTTATGAGAGCCCTCTAAAATATTGGAAATGGGTCATGAAACAGATTAAGAGATtggaaattttatgttttaagtggggcttccctgatggctcaacaggtaaagaagccgcctgcaaatAACATACATTTCTGATGTGAATATTCAGTGTGATTCACTCCATCCGTGCCAAAAAAGGGGGTAAATGATGAAAAAATTGGCCTCGTCCTTCCTCCCCAGTTGTCATGATGTTTGATAGTGATATTATTTTCACGTTTCATGATGTTCACACTTTGTTCTGTAACTATAATTCTCACAAAACTATTTCAACCCAAAGATAAGATATTATTGTTGTAAATATTCCCAACCTTTGGCTTTATTCTTAATGGATTTCCTATTCACAATTTTATCTCTTCCTGCACCCGCAGCAACAGTCTCCCTTTTCTGCACAGATTTCCTTTGTCTTGTTAGGACTTGCAAGTTTACGGCTAAATATAAGGACTCCTTTTGCTAAGATGGAGTAAGAAATGTGGGgcaaaaagaaatccaaagactTGTTCAAGAGATACAGTGAATGAAGATCTTAAGGAAAGAGCATGGCCTTTCTAGACGGCTTCTACATGGACCTCCCTCCCTCCGTCTTGTTCCCCTGTGGAAGGTGGAGGTTTGTGGCACTGGATATATATATGCAGCATTTTCTGGTTTTACTTTGGCAGTGGATAAGGTGCCTGGCGGGGACAGGCATTTGGGGGAAGAGATATAAAGGTCCAAGAAATTTTTTAACTAGAGAGAGTCTAATCTACCTGCTTGCTATGGAAACCATGTAGTGGAAATGGAGACGAAGAAGAATTCTGGAGAATGAGGCCAAAGTTAAGAACTACAGAATTCCAGGAGAGATACAATCTGGAGGGAATGGCCTGTGATGGAGCAGGGACAGTCCTCCCATGGAagtgggggcagcagagaattcggggggcggggggcagcagagaatgcgGGACACAGCCAGGTAGCTTAGCAGAATTTAAGGTTGAGGGTCAGGGTGTTTGGGTCTGACTGCTTCTAATTTTTTCATACAGTATGAGATCATGTTGCCCATTGAGAGGTAGTGGTGAGAGGTGCTGGAGATttcataaaacaagaaaagtgAAACAGTTATCTTGCAGAGGGCTTGATAAAGTGTTTTCTGGGGAAATAATGTAACTTTTCCAAATAGCATTGAGATCCACAGTATGACCACAGTAAAACACAGTGAGTGAGTGTTTGTCTCCACCAAAGTTCTGATGATTCAGTGAAGATACAGGGTAGGCAGAGagagtcatttattttaaaaagctatcaaaagaactttttatttttcttatgagtTTCAGAGACACTGGCTGCCCCTTACTCCCAACgggaagataattttaaaattcatcaatACTTAAAGAACCACATAGGATTTTGTGATTATAgaattggaagagaagttatgaatGAAGCACAGGAGAGGGAACAGAATCACACGTCACAGTTTAATTAAGTCCTTGCTAAATGTACAATATTGGGAAGTATTTAGACTAAGTAGAGGATGTGGTGCCAGTCCTGAAGAGGCTTAATCTCTATTCAGATTGAAAGAAATATTATTCAGATTAGATTCAATTTAAATTCTCTAGCTGTTTCATATTTAAATGtcagaatttaaaaacaagatagTTTGCAACAGGATGCTTTTTGAGATAATTTAGGTAAAGATATGGGGAATTTATTCTAAAGTCTAAAGGAGCTTATGTCATAGTagacatatttttgttgtttagttgctaagttatgtctgaccccttggactgtagtccaccaaatttgtccatgggacttcccaggcaagaaactgcagtgggttgccgtttccttctccagggcatctttcccaccaaggaatcaaacccaagtctcctgcattggcaggtggattctttaccactgagccaccaggccagCCCATTCAACGTATAGAGAAAGTTTTAAGGACATAGCTGTAGCTAACGGAGCAGGAAgaacaaatgaatttttaaaatgcgaTGTGGTAATAATTCTATATATGATGTTAGATACTCTGTAATTGAAGCTTTTTAATTCTCAGGTTCAAACACTGAATTTTGCTGCGGCAATTCCCATTCACTCCTAGAAGGAATTGTTTTCTGAAGCCTTGTGAGCTGCTCCATCCaagccttcattcattcatgcaacaaCTGTTTTTGAACAGCGCTATCTATCAAGTACTGTCCAAGGTGCTGGCGATCTTACAGTTGAACAAAACATGCAACATCTCTGCCCATGTGAAGCTTCCCTTCTAGTGAGGGGCACAGAGGATAGAGTGTGTAGGACGGGAGTAACTCCTATGGGGAAATGTAGGGCACAGGGGAGGGTATGTCCCTGCACAAGGCGCTGTCCCGGGAGCTCtgcagccaggctgcctgggctgGAAGCCTGACTTCACCAGACGCTTGCCGTGAGGGCTCAGTGTCTAGTTTCTAGGCAAAGCCTTACACAGTGCATGGTATACAGTAAGTACTCAAGAAAACTTGACTAATATTACTGTAGCAGCAAGGATGTTATCAATATGATGATGGtttggtaaatttaaaatttctaattgaGATGGAGAGCAGGGATGACTGCTCCAGTTCTCCACTGCTTCCTGGTTTGCTCAGAACAAGCCCTCTCATTCTACATGGAACTGCAAAGCCCAGTTTCCTCTCTGAACCCTCctgccatcctcctcctcctcctcgctcaTTCTGCCCCTGTCGCTAGCTATTCCTCAAACATACCAGGGCTCCTCCCACCTCAGGGCCCCTGCAGCTGCTGTTCTCTCTTCCCAGAATGTTCTTTCCCCAGAAATCTGCACTGACAACTCCTTGAGCTCCTTCAGGCCTTTGCTCAGATGTCATCTGCTAATGAAGTCTCCTCCCATCCTGTTTGAAATAAAATtgcccactccccacccacctcTGACATTCCATATACTCCACCACTTCATATATTAACTACTTAAGTTCAGAGACCTGAGAACTATTGCAGGGCATTGTAATTCGGTGTTATTTATGCAAATCACGTTAATGTTCTGTTGGTCAGCACCCAAAGAACAGACCTCTTGGTGATGATGAAATGTAGCTAAGAGAACAGAAAGAGGGCAGGGCACAGGGTCACACATCCGAGTTTCGTCTTTAGCTTTAGGCAGAAGATCCCTGCCATCCTTCATCACATCTGACTTGGAATATCTCTCACTGATTGAGCCCCTGCCCTTATACGCACCATGCTCTAGTGAGTAAGACAGGATCTCTCAGCCAAGCCTATGTGCTATTTTGTATGCAACGTCATTTTCTGTGAATCCTGGCATTTTCCTCCAGAGCCTTGCATCTCGCTCACGTTAGAGAACACACAGTCTTGCCAAATTCAAGTCCTTCAGTCTCTTCTGACCTTACATGCTCTCCCTGTGGTGTGGAACTGTCTAAACAGTCTGTGAGGActtctccctgggtcaggacttCTGgaaccacccccacccacccacacattGCACAAGGGTGCCTGCCTGGCCTCCCCCCAGAAGATGGGCGGTGCTCAGAAGAGCGGAGAGGGGTCAGGTCAGCCCACTGTTCCCGTGGGGGCCACTGAGGTATGGCTTATCCTGGTGGTCACGGGCATCCCACTGTCTTTGTCTACAAGGGTGTGGCTGTGCCAGCCCTATTTTCAGAGCCCTTGACAAAGCCTTTGTGAAGGTCCCTGGTTTCTGAAGGTGGACAAACCCTTCTTGACCTCAGATCTCCGGTTACTTCTCCCAGCCCCTCTGCGTGGGGATGGCCACGTGTCCCACGTGGCTTAGGGGCAACTGTAGATCCGAAGGTGGCCCATCAGTTTACAGATGGCCTCCCGCCTCCAGCGCTCTGCCCCTCACCTGACATCTCTCATGAACACCAGGCCCCTCTGAGAGCCCTGGAgcctcctccagcctctctgGAGGAAGCCAGACTCCAACTTCAGTGTGCTCggatgccccaccccacccccacacatctTATTCATGGTTTATATGGAGCTTGAAAACTGCAGCTCTTTAATTATTTCAAACACCCTCCCTATACAGCCTTCCAGTAGTCCGCAGATATTTACCATAAAAAGTTCTTTTGGAAAGAATCCTTTTTAGTGATTGTCCATAAAAATCAGCAACTTCTTATTTGATATTCAGAGAGGCAGAAGAGTGTAGCAGGTGTGTTAAGGCCTGGACATTTGCAGCTACCCTGCTGAATACTGGCTCTgtcacttgctgtgtgaccttgggggagttagttaacctctctgtgcctcactcaGTTCCCTCGCCTGTAACATGAGAAGAACAGTCGTACCTACTTCAtaaggttgttgtgaagattaagttgATCCATTTAAGTGCTCAGGACCGTACGTGGCCCAAAGGAAATGTTCCGTGTTAGTTACTGTTAGTACCAGCTGAACAGTTACCGGAAGTACACCAGTTGGGCCCGGGGATTTAGGCTGCGTACGGGTTGCTACGTCATTTATTGTAGTTTTGCTACAGTAAAAAGGCAGAAACACTGCTGCGGCCGAGCTTGGCGGAGGTTTTTTTACCTGTTTCACTGCTACCATTTTCCTTTATCCCCTCAGAAGAATTTAGGATCTTGGATGCTGAAAGGAGGACGCAGTCAACCTCATCCTCTTCCTCAGGACGCTTTTCTGTAACAAAACAGCACTGGGCCTCAGCCTTTTGGCTTTGCCGGGAGGAGGGAGACgaggcctggggaggagggagacgaGGCCTGGGGATGCGGGGCGCGGGCGCGCAGAGCGGCCACCGGAGGGCGCGCTGGGCCGGAGGCTGGGCGGGCGCCTGGATGCCTTCCTCCTGGCCGGCGGAGGTGCGCGGCTGGTCCTGCAGATCCGCACCCAAGACCCGACTCGCTCTGGGGGTGAAGGGGCCGGGGTCGGGGAGGCGGCGCTCTCCAGTACCCGTCCACCTCCCAGGGCGCCCCTTCAAAGGCCAGTCCCACCCCCTTACCCGGGCTCATTTCTGCTACTCAAGGCCTCTTCCCAActgccttccctcctcccagGCATTCTGCTCGGTTGCTTCTAGCCCGGACATCTCGTTGCTTGGCAACGGGGTGGCGGGGACCACGCGAGGGGCAGTGGGGGCGCGCGCAgcggtgggggtgggaaggaggaagaTGCGCGCTGGGGTCTGGGGCCCCGGATCCCAAACGCCCGCCCCGCCCGAGCGGCGCCTGCAACGGTCGCGTGTTGGGAAGGTCCCACcttcgctgctgctgctaagtcgcttcagtcgtgtccgactctctgcgaccccatggacagcagtccaccaggttcctcgatccatgggcttctctaggcaagaatactggagtgggttgccattaccttctccacccaccttcgCTGTGCCCCCCAAATCCAGTGACAAACTCATTAGGGCGCCCCCCTCCCGGCCCCCCGCGTCTCCCCTGCTCATCTAGAAATTGATCAGACTCTGACTTAACGCAGCACCTGTTGAGCCTAAGTTGTGTGGACAGAGTCGGGTGTTTGGAGAGACACAGACACCTAGGAACTCCCCGCCTGCTCTGATCTCTCTGATTgccatttcattgttttattctgtTCTCTTCCTCTTGTTTCAACCCATCTGTCAGGTCAGTTTCAGCGACTTGGGATTCAAGCTATCTTAGGGACATCTGTTTGCTGCGGTTAAAAGACCTCTATTGCCAGTAATGAACTTACAATACCAGCGTATTGAAATGTACACATTAGAGCTGTCGCGGAGGCGCCAATCTTCATTTGTAGAGCATGCTGCTTTCCTGTGAACCTGGgtaaaccacttgtaaaagatgGTTGTTGCCTTGGAAACGGGGGCTTGTTCAAGTAAAGATCGGGCTGACTCTGGCCACAGTCAATCCCCTTGCCCATCAGAAAATGGAGCTCTTTAAGTGAAACTATTACATGAGTATATGTTATTATTTTGTGATAACAGCCATTACAgatggaatataaaataattgaaagttCAGATTTTAAGTCACAGTAAGGAATTTTAAGTCATGATGGAATAATTTATTATGTAATAATTATGTGCCTCGATTTCATGGAAATGAAGTTCTTTATCATAGTTTCATTGTTTGCTAGCTGTAAATTTCTTGTTTCCTAGCCTATAGAAATGGCCTCTGGAAGATTTGGCAGTCTTTCTTGTGGTGTTGTAGACAGTTTTAGCAAACTGTAATTTTGAGAACTTAGGTTCTCCACTGATGATTGACGGTGACAAAGTTAACTTTTTCTGAAGAGCTGCAAACGTTTT encodes the following:
- the CCDC110 gene encoding coiled-coil domain-containing protein 110 isoform X1 — protein: MSPEKRPEEEDEVDCVLLSASKILNSSEGIKENGSSETEHGCVSESENQIQPQSALKALQQQLESFQALRIQTLQNVSMVQSEISEILNKSIIEVENPQFNPEKNLVFGTHNETALGDWIVRGENKETPVLKTLKDPIENQEETLSTEKIHHFEDSRTLHSAEEKFSSDSIDSLPQSIDVPCQIHFKDTLPLRISTDNSASENSDRLKNYNNFYNFLPNVPQNGMSQAETLILDKSRMTMPFLKNGFCENLDDICHSIKQMKEELQKSHNRELALTNELQTLKAVPRHGNYDLPPVHKEKNNFIKEENIESNLSEDIKSKRILELEALVNKLLPLRETVSKFHVNFCRKCKKLSRSEIHRGKRNEKNNKEIPITDKNIADLKLHSRVPRHTLAFTDPTKYEMKDKEKQPFTVKQGSIIFENEKTSKVNSVTEQCVAKIQYLQNYLKESMQIQKKVMKLENENLTLKTKIKPLVFTTQSLIQKIEMYEKQLKTLVEEKNTLQSKLTKTEEDGKECLKELKKIVSNYNVLQGQNKTLEEKNSQLSLENQQIIEALDQLKSKEHKTQSDMAIVNNENKRLSIEMESMKTNILLIQEEKEMLEKKTHQLLKEKGALENELKETCLETAQLKEKERLAKIEQETLLQIVETVKNEKLNLETTLQESTAAREMMAREIEDIQTYQSTAEENFLQEIKNAKSEASIYKNSLSEMGNECELLSKMLMEIKTDNQLLKEELKKNSQESIKFENSISRLEEDKILLENYVRSIENERDTLEFEMRNLQREYSNLSEKICSHHIDLSKMGHISRKDKFHFDIYDIYEDTSSPGNRPLALGLKGTPSKLYQLLPSKTCK
- the CCDC110 gene encoding coiled-coil domain-containing protein 110 isoform X2, translating into MSPEKRPEEEDEVDCVLLSASKILNSSEGIKENGSSETEHGCVSESENQIQPQSALKALQQQLESFQALRIQTLQNVSMVQSEISEILNKSIIEVENPQFNPEKNLVFGTHNETALGDWIVRGENKETPVLKTLKDPIENQEETLSTEKIHHFEDSRTLHSAEEKFSSDSIDSLPQSIDVPCQIHFKDTLPLRISTDNSASENSDRLKNYNNFYNFLPNVPQNGMSQAETLILDKSRMTMPFLKNGFCENLDDICHSIKQMKEELQKSHNRELALTNELQTLKAVPRHGNYDLPPVHKEKNNFIKEENIESNLSEDIKSKRILELEALVNKLLPLRETVSKFHVNFCRKCKKLSRSEIHRGKRNEKNNKEIPITDKNIADLKLHSRVPRHTLAFTDPTKYEMKDKEKQPFTVKQGSIIFENEKTSKVNSVTEQCVAKIQYLQNYLKESMQIQKKVMKLENENLTLKTKIKPLVFTTQSLIQKIEMYEKQLKTLVEEKNTLQSKLTKTEEDGKECLKELKKIVSNYNVLQGQNKTLEEKNSQLSLENQQIIEALDQLKSKEHKTQSDMAIVNNENKRLSIEMESMKTNILLIQEEKEMLEKKTHQLLKEKGALENELKETCLETAQLKEKERLAKIEQETLLQIVETVKNEKLNLETTLQESTAAREMMAREIEDIQTYQSTAEENFLQEIKNAKSEASIYKNSLSEMGNECELLSKMLMEIKTDNQLLKEELKKNSQESIKFENSISRLEEDKILLENYVRSIENERDTLEFEMRNLQREYSNLSEKICSHHIDLSKMGHISRKDKFHFDIYDIYEDTSSPGNRPLALGLKVIGPVKR
- the CCDC110 gene encoding coiled-coil domain-containing protein 110 isoform X3 is translated as MSPEKRPEEEDEVDCVLLSASKILNSSEGIKENGSSETEHGCVSESENQIQPQSALKALQQQLESFQALRIQTLQNVSMKQERGNGKRRQKPPEADTTESTLMTKIKDL